A single Flavobacterium sp. 1 DNA region contains:
- a CDS encoding M20/M25/M40 family metallo-hydrolase, whose amino-acid sequence MKKTILLTVLVLNGLTSFAQSNDENSIKLFYKKALTESQCYSWLEHLSNKIGSRLSGSANAEAAVQYTKSQLEGLGLDKVYLQEVIVPHWVRGEKETAYILNNRTKTVVPICALGGSVGTAKTGLTAEVIEVKGIKELNELGDKVKGKIVFFNRPMNPENIETFVSYGACVDQRFAGAKEAAKFGAVGTIVRSMNLRLDDFPHTGAQSYGDLPKEKYIPTAAISTNGAELLSESLKKNPTLKFYFKLSCQTMPDVLSHNVIGELTGTERPDNIMVVGGHLDSWDLADGSQDDGAGVVQSMEVIRILKNVNYKPKNTIRVVLFMNEENGGKGGAKYEEEAKQKNENHVFALESDSGGFTPRGFSIEADDVSFKKIQGFKDFFEPYLVHSFTIGHAGSDIEHLTSKKIVKAGLKPDSQRYFDYHHAANDKFDAINKRELELGAATMTALIYLIDQNGIE is encoded by the coding sequence ATGAAAAAAACAATTCTTTTAACTGTTTTAGTTCTAAACGGATTGACATCTTTTGCACAGTCAAATGATGAAAATAGCATTAAGCTATTTTATAAAAAAGCTTTAACCGAATCTCAATGTTATTCTTGGTTAGAACATTTATCTAACAAGATCGGAAGCCGTCTGTCTGGATCTGCAAATGCAGAAGCTGCGGTTCAATACACAAAGTCACAGTTAGAAGGTCTTGGTCTTGATAAAGTATATCTGCAGGAAGTAATAGTTCCTCATTGGGTTCGCGGAGAAAAAGAAACTGCTTATATTTTAAACAACCGAACCAAAACTGTTGTGCCAATCTGCGCCTTAGGCGGATCAGTTGGAACTGCAAAAACTGGACTTACTGCTGAGGTAATTGAAGTTAAGGGAATAAAAGAATTAAATGAATTAGGGGATAAAGTAAAAGGGAAAATTGTGTTTTTCAATCGCCCAATGAATCCTGAAAACATTGAAACGTTTGTCTCTTATGGAGCTTGTGTTGACCAAAGATTTGCTGGTGCAAAAGAAGCAGCGAAATTTGGTGCTGTAGGAACTATTGTCCGCTCAATGAATTTACGTTTAGACGATTTTCCTCATACAGGAGCACAAAGTTATGGTGATCTTCCAAAAGAGAAATATATTCCGACTGCAGCAATAAGTACAAATGGAGCTGAATTATTGAGTGAATCCTTAAAAAAGAACCCAACACTGAAATTTTATTTCAAACTATCATGCCAGACAATGCCAGATGTGTTGTCTCATAACGTAATTGGTGAACTAACAGGAACAGAACGTCCCGATAATATTATGGTAGTTGGAGGACATCTTGATTCTTGGGATTTAGCTGATGGTTCTCAAGATGATGGAGCAGGAGTAGTACAAAGTATGGAAGTAATCCGTATTCTTAAAAATGTAAATTACAAGCCTAAAAATACGATTCGTGTGGTTTTATTCATGAATGAAGAAAATGGTGGAAAAGGCGGAGCAAAATATGAAGAAGAAGCAAAGCAAAAGAACGAAAATCATGTTTTTGCTTTAGAAAGTGATTCTGGCGGGTTTACTCCAAGAGGTTTCTCTATTGAAGCAGATGATGTTAGCTTCAAAAAGATACAAGGATTTAAAGATTTTTTTGAACCTTATTTAGTTCATAGTTTCACAATAGGTCATGCAGGATCAGATATTGAACATTTAACGTCTAAAAAGATTGTCAAAGCCGGTTTAAAACCAGATTCGCAGCGTTATTTTGACTATCATCATGCAGCGAATGATAAGTTTGATGCAATTAATAAAAGAGAGCTGGAACTTGGCGCAGCGACAATGACAGCCCTGATTTATTTGATAGATCAAAATGGCATAGAATAA
- a CDS encoding discoidin domain-containing protein: protein MKNFHLIALLLLVHQINIAQNNSGKTEWFDPNKPATTYCNPINIGYNYTTQNHNGIPESRRSSADPVIITYKGEYYLFATNQAGFFWSKDMSDWKFVYGSFQRNPGDDDQCAPSAWVVNDTLFYVGSTWKKDHPIWKTADPKSGRWTRHVNTAMLPTWDPAIFQDDDKKVYMYYGSSGKLPLVGVEVDYKTWLPKGNQDDYAKLYAATEVEDIQKPYGEAKAVVGLDPASHGWERFGPNNDMEPAPWGNFIEGAWMTKHNGKYYMQYGAPATEFKGYANGVHVGNNPLGPFVYQKHNPMSYKPGGFVIGAGHGNTFADNYGNYWNTGTCKISIKDRFERRIDMFPAGFDKDDVMYSITSYGDFPIVLPTGQRDQTKGASSGWMLLSYKKSVTVSSSEECKDVETHRVDNGGKKVFEKICYDASNLTDENIQTYWSATTDKPGEWLQLDLGRKMEIKALQINYADHKATQYNKAMDIYYQYKIYMSDDAKNWTLVVDKSNNDKDVPHDYVELTKSIKARYIKMVNIHNASGLFAVCDFRVFGNGLLENPKAVTDIKVKRNASDSRNAIISWKKQKEATGYTIYYGIAPDKLYNSIMVYGDNSYDFRGLDKGTKYYFAIESFNENGIGSKNKIIEIK from the coding sequence ATGAAAAATTTTCATTTAATAGCGCTATTGTTATTGGTACACCAAATTAATATAGCTCAAAATAATAGTGGAAAAACAGAATGGTTTGATCCTAATAAACCAGCAACAACGTATTGCAATCCAATAAATATAGGTTACAATTATACGACCCAAAATCATAATGGTATTCCCGAATCCCGCCGTTCAAGTGCAGATCCTGTGATTATTACTTATAAAGGAGAATATTATTTGTTTGCAACGAATCAGGCTGGATTTTTTTGGAGTAAGGATATGTCCGATTGGAAATTTGTGTATGGCAGTTTTCAAAGAAACCCAGGTGATGATGACCAATGTGCGCCTTCAGCTTGGGTTGTTAATGATACTTTATTTTACGTAGGTTCAACTTGGAAAAAAGATCATCCAATCTGGAAAACAGCCGACCCAAAATCAGGAAGATGGACAAGACATGTAAATACAGCAATGTTGCCCACTTGGGATCCTGCTATTTTTCAGGATGATGATAAAAAAGTCTATATGTATTATGGATCAAGCGGAAAATTACCTCTTGTTGGGGTTGAAGTAGATTATAAAACGTGGCTTCCAAAAGGGAATCAGGATGATTATGCAAAACTATATGCGGCAACTGAAGTTGAAGATATTCAGAAGCCGTATGGGGAAGCAAAAGCAGTTGTTGGCTTAGATCCTGCATCGCATGGTTGGGAACGTTTTGGTCCTAATAATGACATGGAGCCTGCACCTTGGGGAAATTTTATTGAAGGTGCGTGGATGACGAAACACAATGGGAAATATTATATGCAGTATGGTGCTCCTGCAACCGAATTTAAAGGCTATGCAAATGGTGTTCATGTTGGAAATAATCCTTTGGGTCCATTTGTATATCAAAAACACAATCCGATGTCCTATAAGCCTGGAGGTTTTGTAATCGGTGCCGGACATGGAAATACTTTTGCCGATAATTATGGCAATTATTGGAATACCGGAACGTGTAAAATCTCAATAAAAGACCGTTTTGAACGAAGAATTGATATGTTTCCCGCTGGATTTGACAAAGATGATGTCATGTATTCTATTACTTCTTATGGAGATTTTCCAATAGTGCTTCCAACAGGACAGCGAGATCAAACAAAAGGAGCATCATCAGGCTGGATGCTACTTTCTTATAAAAAGTCTGTGACAGTATCTTCTTCTGAGGAATGCAAGGATGTGGAAACACACAGAGTTGACAATGGAGGCAAAAAAGTGTTTGAAAAAATCTGTTATGACGCTTCGAATTTAACCGATGAAAATATTCAGACGTATTGGTCGGCAACGACAGATAAACCTGGTGAATGGCTACAGCTTGATTTAGGGAGAAAGATGGAAATTAAGGCGTTGCAAATTAATTATGCAGATCATAAAGCAACTCAGTACAATAAAGCGATGGATATTTATTATCAGTATAAAATCTATATGTCTGACGATGCCAAAAATTGGACTTTAGTAGTTGATAAATCAAACAATGATAAAGATGTGCCTCACGATTATGTTGAACTAACAAAATCAATTAAGGCTCGTTACATAAAAATGGTTAACATTCATAATGCTTCTGGTTTGTTTGCTGTTTGTGATTTTAGAGTTTTTGGAAATGGTTTATTAGAAAACCCAAAGGCTGTAACTGATATTAAAGTCAAAAGAAATGCATCTGATTCCCGTAATGCAATTATCTCCTGGAAAAAACAGAAAGAGGCCACCGGATACACTATTTACTACGGAATTGCACCTGATAAATTATACAACAGTATTATGGTTTATGGAGATAACTCTTATGATTTTAGAGGTTTAGATAAAGGAACAAAGTACTATTTTGCGATTGAGTCTTTTAATGAAAATGGGATTGGATCAAAAAATAAGATTATTGAGATAAAATAA
- a CDS encoding prolyl oligopeptidase family serine peptidase produces the protein MKYKIIIPFFLFSLLTFAQKDIVGNAKIEVVQKQELGYALHIPADIKEKKPLLVFLHGSGENGSDVEKVKIHGPFKYLKNYEMDTYVLAPQCPEGEQWNPDILYELILKIQKENNIDSNRIYLTGLSSGGWGTWSLALKYPEMFAAVMPVSGFVDIIQLEEICKMGAIPTRIFHGLLDDVVPVENDIAIYKELKKCNKDVELKLFNDSGHDCWTQVYDSPETYAWILKQNKINKK, from the coding sequence ATGAAATATAAAATCATAATTCCATTTTTTTTGTTTTCACTATTGACTTTTGCACAAAAGGATATTGTTGGTAATGCTAAAATAGAGGTTGTGCAAAAACAGGAATTGGGGTATGCATTGCATATTCCTGCTGACATTAAAGAGAAAAAGCCATTGCTTGTTTTTTTGCATGGTTCTGGCGAGAATGGTTCTGATGTGGAGAAAGTGAAAATTCATGGTCCTTTCAAATATTTAAAAAACTATGAAATGGATACTTATGTTCTTGCGCCACAATGTCCGGAAGGTGAACAATGGAATCCAGATATTTTGTATGAACTGATTTTAAAAATTCAGAAAGAAAACAATATTGACTCTAACCGAATTTATCTAACCGGTTTAAGTTCTGGAGGATGGGGAACTTGGAGTCTGGCTTTAAAATATCCTGAAATGTTTGCTGCAGTAATGCCAGTTTCGGGTTTTGTCGACATCATTCAATTAGAAGAAATTTGTAAAATGGGAGCAATTCCCACTCGTATTTTTCACGGTTTGCTTGATGATGTAGTTCCTGTTGAAAATGATATTGCCATTTATAAAGAATTAAAAAAATGTAATAAAGATGTTGAGTTAAAGCTATTCAATGATTCAGGTCATGATTGTTGGACTCAAGTTTATGACAGCCCAGAAACATACGCTTGGATATTGAAGCAAAATAAAATAAATAAAAAATGA
- the bglX gene encoding beta-glucosidase BglX — translation MKKIVIVILLGSVFFGYSQKKENKKAVKIKPKTEFVAELLSKMTLEEKLGQLNLPTSGDITTGQANSSDVAKKIEEGKVGGLFNIKSVQKVKEVQRIAVEKSRLKIPLIFGMDVIHGYETTFPIPLGLSCTWDMNLIERSAQIAAQEASADGINWTFSPMVDISRDPRWGRISEGSGEDPYLGSQIAKAMVNGYQQHDLSKNNTILACVKHFALYGAPEAGRDYNTVDMSHIRMFNDYFPPYKAAVDAGVGSVMASFNEVDGIPATGNKWLMTDVLRKQWGFKGFVVTDFTGIPEMIAHGMGDLQAVTALSLNAGVEMDMVGEGFLTTLKKSLDEKKVTIEQIDNAVTLILNAKYDLGLFEDPYKYCDEKRSKTEIFTASSRDEARKTASQSLVLLKNNNQLLPLKKSGTIALIGPLADAKNNMSGTWSVATNGEKCISLLAGIQKVAGKSTKVLYAKGSNLDYDETFETNATMFGKTLNRDKRSKEEMLAEALKVANQSDVIVAALGESAEMSGESSSRTNLEIPQAQKDLLNELLKTGKPLVLVLFDGRPLVLNDENATVPAILNVWFAGSEAGYAIADVLFGDVNPSGKLTTTFPRSVGQVPIYYAHKNTGRPLSNTEGKFEKFRSNYLDERNEPLFPFGYGLSYTNFDYSNLKISSDKMNFNGKVTVTVEVANTGNYDGKETVQLYIRDVVGSVTRPVRELKGFQKITLKKGEKKTVTFDITVEDLKFYNSDLKFVAESGQFEVFVGGNSSADKKVSFNLVD, via the coding sequence ATGAAAAAAATAGTAATTGTAATACTCCTAGGCTCTGTTTTTTTTGGCTACAGCCAAAAGAAAGAAAATAAAAAAGCCGTTAAAATAAAACCAAAAACCGAATTTGTAGCCGAGCTGTTATCCAAAATGACTTTGGAAGAAAAATTAGGGCAATTGAATTTACCTACTTCGGGAGATATAACCACCGGTCAGGCCAATAGTTCTGATGTTGCAAAAAAGATCGAAGAAGGCAAGGTCGGTGGATTATTTAATATCAAATCAGTTCAGAAAGTAAAAGAAGTACAGCGGATTGCAGTCGAAAAAAGCCGTTTGAAAATCCCTTTGATTTTCGGTATGGATGTAATTCACGGTTACGAAACTACCTTTCCTATTCCTCTTGGATTATCCTGTACTTGGGACATGAACTTAATTGAAAGAAGTGCTCAAATTGCGGCACAGGAAGCAAGTGCCGATGGGATAAACTGGACTTTTTCTCCTATGGTAGATATTTCACGTGACCCTCGCTGGGGAAGAATTTCTGAAGGTTCTGGGGAAGATCCATATCTGGGAAGCCAAATTGCCAAAGCAATGGTGAATGGATATCAACAGCATGACCTTTCTAAGAATAATACGATTTTGGCATGTGTTAAACATTTCGCTTTGTACGGAGCGCCAGAAGCAGGCCGTGATTACAATACGGTGGATATGAGCCATATCAGAATGTTCAATGATTATTTCCCTCCTTATAAAGCAGCTGTTGATGCTGGTGTAGGATCAGTTATGGCTTCGTTCAATGAAGTTGATGGTATTCCTGCCACTGGAAACAAATGGCTGATGACTGATGTTTTAAGAAAACAATGGGGATTCAAAGGTTTTGTAGTAACTGACTTTACGGGTATTCCCGAAATGATTGCGCATGGAATGGGCGATTTGCAGGCTGTAACGGCTTTGTCTTTGAATGCTGGAGTTGAAATGGATATGGTTGGAGAAGGTTTCTTAACCACTTTGAAAAAATCATTGGATGAAAAAAAAGTTACGATTGAGCAGATTGATAATGCGGTGACTCTTATTTTGAATGCCAAATATGATTTGGGATTATTCGAAGATCCATATAAATATTGTGATGAAAAAAGATCGAAAACTGAAATTTTTACAGCATCAAGCAGAGATGAAGCTAGAAAAACAGCTTCACAATCATTGGTTTTGCTAAAAAACAACAATCAGTTATTGCCTTTGAAAAAATCGGGAACAATTGCGCTTATTGGACCATTGGCGGATGCCAAAAACAATATGTCTGGGACTTGGAGCGTAGCTACCAATGGGGAAAAATGTATCTCATTATTGGCAGGAATTCAGAAAGTTGCAGGGAAATCAACCAAAGTGCTGTATGCCAAAGGTAGTAATTTGGATTATGATGAAACCTTTGAAACCAATGCAACGATGTTTGGTAAAACCTTAAACAGAGATAAACGCTCTAAAGAAGAAATGCTGGCCGAAGCTTTAAAAGTAGCCAATCAATCCGATGTTATTGTGGCAGCACTTGGCGAATCTGCTGAGATGAGCGGAGAGAGCAGCAGTCGTACCAATTTAGAAATTCCTCAAGCGCAAAAGGATTTATTGAATGAATTATTAAAAACAGGAAAACCTTTAGTACTCGTGTTATTTGACGGTCGTCCATTAGTGTTAAATGACGAAAATGCAACTGTTCCAGCTATTTTGAATGTTTGGTTTGCCGGTAGTGAAGCTGGTTACGCAATTGCCGATGTTTTGTTTGGCGATGTAAATCCTTCGGGGAAATTAACTACTACATTTCCAAGAAGCGTTGGGCAAGTGCCAATTTATTATGCTCATAAAAATACAGGAAGACCTTTATCGAACACAGAAGGTAAATTCGAAAAATTCAGATCTAATTATTTAGATGAAAGAAATGAACCCTTATTTCCTTTTGGCTATGGATTGAGCTATACCAATTTTGATTATTCTAACCTTAAAATTTCATCTGATAAAATGAATTTTAATGGAAAGGTAACTGTAACTGTTGAGGTTGCCAATACTGGAAATTATGATGGTAAAGAAACGGTTCAATTGTATATAAGAGATGTTGTTGGATCTGTAACTAGACCTGTTAGAGAACTTAAAGGTTTTCAAAAAATAACGCTTAAAAAAGGTGAAAAGAAAACAGTAACATTTGACATCACTGTAGAAGACCTGAAATTCTATAATTCGGATTTAAAATTTGTTGCTGAATCTGGACAGTTTGAAGTTTTTGTTGGTGGAAACTCAAGCGCAGACAAGAAAGTTAGTTTCAATTTAGTAGATTAA